TGGAGGttgaagccatcatctgcagtgctagtatcccgtataggtgctggttcgagtcctggctgctccacttctgattcatctctctgctatggcctgggaaagcagcagaagatggtccaagtcgttgggcccctgcacccatatgggagacatggaagaactcctggctcctgattggcccagctccagccacttcagccaactggggagtgaaccagcggatgcaagacctctctctccctctcgctgcctctccttctctctttgtgtaactctgactttcaagtaaaccaataaatctttaaaaaaaaatctctaatggTAATTTTAACAACACATTTGTCTCggaaactgataaaaaaaaaaaacaaaattagcaaggactcacatgcacacatacattcatggacagatacacacatatatttatacacatggacagagatagaaattgaaataaagcaaaagagaaaatataactaACTCATACATTTGGTGAAAGATAATAGAAAagttctttgtgcttttttttaacaACTCTTCTGTTTGAAATAGTATCAAAATAAAGagtaaagaaatcaaaacagacaCAGATAACGAAACCTTCACATCTAGAGTACACTGAAAATAAACAGGGTCATCATACAATGTGAGAAGTTAGCAGAACATGAGCGAGAATATCTAAACACAGAAGACAAAAGGAAATCAGAGCAGAGTAGAAATTactgaaacagaaaacaaagactcaataaaactaaaacatggttctttgaaaaactaacagaaaaataacaacaaactgCTAGTAAGACTGTTtagggagaaataaagagaagtacaattaaaaaatattaagaatgaaATGGAATGACTAAAGATAGAAAAGAGAGTTTGGATTTTAAGGGAACAACTTGAACAACTTTACAGAACACATTGTAAAATATACATCTAAAAGGAACTTTTGAAACTATTATGTGCCAAAATTGATTCAGAACCAATCGACTATCCAAATGAACCAAAAAGCATTAAACACACATGAAATAGTATACAAAATTCTCCCCTCCcctgaaaaaagacaaaatgttcAATAGTTATTCAACTGATTCAACAAAAGTTACTACACCTTCAAGAACAGACAATCTTTACCCTCTACAATTATCTCAAAACAACATAAGAGGGAAGGCTGCCCTATTATTTTATGAGTACAATCTTGCTACTGATGTCATTAAATAACacaacagaaaatcaatttaacaatgtattttaaaggaattatATACTAGAATCAAGTAATTTATGCTAGAAAATGTGGCTGACTTCACAACAGAAAATCAATTCATGTAATTGTTCACACaggtaatgaaaaaaatcatcttactagatggaaggaaaaaaaaaacttacagtaAAGTTTAATCCCCACTTGTAAGTTCTTAGCaaactggaaacagaaaaaaGTATCATTATCCTGACAAAGGCTATAGCAAACATAATATTTGATGAAAGTCAGAAACATGAAGATACCTTCTTTGACCCATATTATGCAACACTGTTCTGGAGACCTCAGCGCTTAAGACAGATAATAATGATGAAAAAGAGGAATAAGGGGAAAGAAACTCTGGAGCAAAATCAGCCACAAAATCTGACATTTGTAGAAGATATGACTGCATAAAAACTATCCTAGAAAAATCTACAAAGCATGGGAATGAGAACAAATTGGAATGTATGTGCTGGATAGAAGGCCAACATAAAACAACTAGCAATAGccaattagaaaaaaaaggcTACCATTTACAATGACAGCAAGAAATATAAAGAGCCTAATAATAAGCCTAAGAAAAGACATAAATATTTAGGGAAACATTATAGAATGTTACAGAAGAGAATAACTAAAGCAAAGTTGGCAAGACAATCATTGATATGGATGagtcaaaattttaaagatgtcaACCACCTCTAATCTAAAAAGCACAATTTCTAAAAAACTGTCATTTCACAAAACAGTGAAGAGTGAtcctaaaatttttatgaaagaatATATGGTAGGAATAGATATGGTGTAAAGCACTATTAGAAGGAGGTAAACAGTACAACCACTGACAACAGGAAGCTGACATTTAGTAAAGCTGAAGATGAGCAAATCCCACGACTCAGGTTTTCTATTTCTAAGTATATTTCCCTGGAGTAGCCCTTTTTTTAGACTGATGGAGTTCTTGAACCACAGATTGGAAAACTAACCCAGTAGGTTCTCATCAACAATTTTTACAATATAATAGAGTAAAACTATCAAAGCACACATCAGAAAATGAGGCTAAGTATCATttaataaaactatatatatatgtatgcatattgacatattatataaaataattcatattgtGAAGTTTTAGAGGGACTGTTCAGGAAATATGTTCCCACACAAATACAAggatatttgtcgctcccccattcacggaggaacgacacaggaccctgcgctgttcttttgtctgctcggcccttcccgggtttgctgctggtccttcccgggttggctgccgacccctccacctccgtggaggggcggctccccttgccactttccccgcttccgcagaggagtggcacaccgccggccggctctcttgggggctgctcaggtgttccttcagatagatgttccctggtgcatgttgtctctctcctcctttatagtcctcttccaccaatcccaactctgctgcccacacgctgagcacgctgctctcctccaatcaggagcaggatcagctcctgtagcttatcagtcaaattggcgagaggcagctgtgtagaagttgtttactcctccccagcgccatattgtgggagagcagatgcatagaataagtcttaattccagtaacagtctagtccgagttgctccccacagatattcATTGTACAAGAgtttataataacaaaaatttggaaaaaatcttaattttctcAGACAATGGGTAAACTGGGGTATATGCATATGGAATATTATATAGCtattaaaatgaatgaactagAATAAATGTATCACCATgtataaatgttaaaaacatgATGCCAAACCGAAAAAAACACTTGAGTTGAAGGATTCATTTGATTCACTGTCATTTTTGTAAAGTGAGAGAACACAAAATTATTATGCAGCCCATATATCATGTAATACTCCTGTCAGGAATGATACATATTTGTTACTTGATgaggcagagaaataaaaagggacTTCAACCACATCTggaatctttttgtttttcaaaatctttAAGACCAACCTGTGGCAATGACTTATCCCCATCAGCATGCATCTTTAATTTCATCAACGCAACCTTTGCAGCTGTTTCACTATTTTTTGCACCTTTCCGTCGTTTACTTGCTGTCTCTCTTGTCTTGGAATCTAAGATATAAGTGTAAACATGTAACAGCCTTTATATTACTTCTTCCAGGGTTTTATTATAAAGCATTTATTAATTACagcctttaaataaaaacaaattacacacaacagagacatacagagacCACTCTACCAGTATTGTATTTACAAAATCAATGGAAAAATTTCATTGAAGTTACCTAAGAAATCTCCATATCAAAAAATTCACTATTTTAGCCTTTCCAACTTAAGCCTACTTGATCTAAAGTGACCACTAATGTTTCTACAGAGAGTGTTAAGATTCTcaagactggggctggcgctgtgccgtagcaggtaaagccactgccttcagtgccggcatcccatattggcgctggttcaaggtccggctgctccacttccaatccagctttctgctatggcctggtatagcagtagaagatggcccaagtccttgggcccctgtacccatgtgggaagacccggaggaagctcatggctcctggcttcagatcagctcagctccggccattgtaactactagggagtaaaccagcggatggaagacctctcagctctctttttctctctctctctctctctctgcctctccttctgtctctgtgtaactctgacttccaaataaataaataaatcttttaaaaaatgattagcAAGACTTTAATTTGTAGTAAATTTTGCTGAGCCAACACACCAGCAGAGACTGATCTAAGTCACAGACAGATTTCTTCCTGGTATCTTGAACCACCTGTATTCACAGGACAGCAGACTCAGATTGGAATTTAGTCTTCACAGAGAGCAATCAATTATGTCAACCTTAGGAATACTATATCTAGCCACGTAGTTTATTGGTTGATTTAAGTACCCCAGTAAAATGCACCATCTGGGTGAGATTCTTTCAAGCAATTTCCAAATTTTCACTGAtagtttgagaaatatttttaaaaattttattcatttgaaaggcagaattacagataggagaagacacagacagagatcttctatctgctggttcactccccaaatggtcaccatggttgggtcttggccaggccaaagtcaaaagtCCAGACTCGATCTAGGTCTCCCTGGGTAGGAGGGaccacaagtacttgggttatcttctgttgtttttccaggtaCCTTAGCacaagctggatgggaagtggagcagccatgtctcaaacctgcactcacatgggatgatggcattgcagacagtagcttagcctgctgcaccacaatgccagccccaagaaatactTTCACAAGAATGCCATCAAAATGcagattattattattgacaaTGTTAATGATACCTTCCATAACTGTTAAAGAGACCAAAGGAGCAGGGGCTCTGGAATTAACAGGGTATACAATGACAAGGAAAACAGCAAAACCAGCTTTCTAGATACTTACCGATAATGTCTTTAACAAGTTTCTGAGTGGCAGCCATGCGAGGCTTTGGTATTTCTAGTTTTTCACACTCATGATCTGACTGATGACGGTGCCTATGAGCAAGAGGAGAGTGATACTGGTATGGGTATCTGTATATGACTTAAGTAGATATACAAAACTCAAATGCTCTAAGTGATCACCTTAGGCAAAAATTCTTCTCACAATAAGGACATAAAACTGCCACAAGCTCTCTTTCAGTACAGTCCTTGAACGAGCATGGGAAAGATTTGTGTGTATCTGTCTTCAGTCTGTCATTGGTTACGGtgatctaaaaatataaaatgggaaaaatgccattatattttatatgtaaagcAAATACAAAAATCTTAGGTAGCTTTCACATCATTTTTCTTAAACCCATTAGGGCAAGTTACACACCttcatataaaaatcataatgaaTACACAAACAATGATTACTCTGCTgtcaatattttcataattttttactgTGGTCTATTTATCTGCTAAATTAAAATGACCATGTAGTTACTCTCTGTAATTTTAAGCTACTACATAACAGTCCCACACAAACATGCTCCATAATAACGTGCTCAGGTAATCATCTCATCGATCTTCAAATAACAAGTTACACCTACTTTCTATACTAGCTTGAGTGCATTAAATGCTTTTGGAATAAAACATTCAACAATTATATATCTCTCCATGAGACAAAGGATTAAAAACAGTTTTCAAAATCATATACAGCCTCTTTACATAACCAATTTAGTATGTCAAACTTTCACCTATGGTAACTAACTAGTTTAAAATCTAATCAAAttctaaatgaaaatacatgaataCAAATATGTTGTATCAGATTGGGAGCACTATGAACATACCTCCAGACAGCCATGAGATTCCTTGCTTCTGTGTTCAAggcttaaataatttaaaaaaggaaagtagtATCTGTTTAAATTCAATCAAAAACATACTTAAAGATAACcttagatattttaatatttagtaaCCTTGAATTACTTTACATTTATCAATAACATCGCATATGAGAATAAACTGAAATGCCTAATAAAGATGGAACTGTAATCTTAAAGCTTTCAAAATACAAATGTGAAGTTCAATATGAGTATAAACAAGTCATTACTCTAAATTAGCtttacttttgtttataaatCTTTGCAGTACTTTTAGTTCTTAAAGACCACTGGCAGTAAAATGTCAAAGGAATGCTCTAAttctgaatgatttttaaaatatgtattatatttatttactttcagcaAACTTTTTTGAATTATGACCCGAAAAGGATTCAGTCTTTCAGTGCTGTACTTAGCAAATTAAATGCTTGACAGCTTGAAGTTTAATTGTAAGGAATCTTTGgttagttcatttatttaattttgcatATGATGTGTTAAAATAACATCTGACACCCATTTCAAGGGATTTACACGTtgggttattttcattttattaattaaaattaagagtTATACAGCTGGAGTTTTAAAACCACACTCTTTACATTGTGGtcattattttctcctttaattaaaagataaaacttCTACATATAATTCACATTCATAACCCCATTCATAACCCCATTTCTGGAAGTTCAAAGATTAGGCATATACATTTGTAAATAATCAGAGCCTATGacttgtctgtttctttttttctcaagtgACTACTGTattaaatatcaaatatcaaTGGCTAAAAGTAACAACTCTTTAATATCTTTTACTTCTCAGAAATAAACACCACATTCCAAAATTATTCCCAAATTCTCCATAAAAACTTAACTTACCAAAATATTCCTGAACAGCCATCACATACAAATGGAAGAAAATCTAAAATTGAGGGAAAATGTTATATGTATGGGTCAAtatctgattttgtttttgttttcttaagcaAAAGAATCTTTTTATTcctaaatttttaagttttttttttttaagatttgtttattgatctgaaagcagacttacagagagacagagagatcttccatccactgattcactctccaaatgaccataatgacctgggctgggccaggccaaagccacgagacaggagcttcttccagatcccccacatggatgcaggggccaaagcacttgggccatcctcagtttCCTTTCCatgttattagcagggagctggatcagaagtggagcagcaaggactcaccctctacaccacaatactggcccccatgATTAATTTTTTGGTGTAGTAAGTTACTAcatgaggccagtgccgcggctcactaggctaatcctccgccttgcggcgccggcacacggggttctagtcccggtcggggcgccggattctgtcccggttgcccctcttccaggccagctctctgctgtggccagggagtgcagtggaggatggcctgagtccttgggccctgcaccccatgggagacctggataagtacctggctcctgccatcggatcagtgcggtgcgccggccgcagcacgccggccgcggcagccattggagggtgaaccaacggcaaaggaagacctttctctccctttctctctcactgtccactctgcctgtcaaaaaaaaaaaaaaaaaaaaaaaaaaaaaagttactacgTGACCACAGGTAAACAAAGATATCATAACCTCAGTAACCCTGCAGGAAAGTAACTGGATTAACAGGCGATGTTACTTACAGTAGCTTTGTCCAATCAAAAGAAGCAAAGctctgagttttatttatttattttttgctttgttttcttttgattctCAGATTTGTTGGGTATTATTTTCGAGGACTATATACTGCAAAAATTCTGCatttagagtaaaaaaaaaaacaaaaccctaggTTTAAAGTCTGATTCCAGGGGaatggtgtcatggcacagtgggttaagccacacagcctgatgccagtatcccacatgagcaatggtttgaatcctggcactgcagccttttgggaagtgaacaagtggatggacgacctctctccctctttctgtttttctattcctctctgtaactctagctttcaaataaataaataaataaatacatctttctaaaaaaattcatGGTTCCACTGCTTACTGACCTAGCAAAGCTAGACAAGTTACTTCACAGTAAAGCTTGGGCTATTTGCATTCGATACAGTATGTAGTGTTTGTgtgggtctctctctctatatacacacatgtgcacatacacacaaaaatgctTTAGTATGATTAGGTCATATAAATAGATGCATATAGACAGGTAGATAGATAAAAGACATACACATATAGTGTCTCTCTCCATAAGCAGGTGTGTACGCAAATGTGTTCATGTCTAAATTCGAATCTAGGCTGCATGCCACTTTTACCTAACAGGGTAATTGtaaaaaccaaataaaatttttgtcaAAATCATAATAACATAGTAACTAAAATTAACAACAATTAACAACTTTCGAGTATGCTCAACTCAGAATATTGTAGTAATGAGGTGACGATGCCTTCAGAGATTCCAGAAATTCAATAAAGGACACTTCAAAATTAATTGCTGAGTTCTTTCCTGGTTGTTGAGGACCAATGAATTTAGaatcaagtaaataagtaataactaagtcaggaattgaacttttagaaagtatataaaatatccaTTCTCAGATGTGGCAAATAACTGCTAATCACTAGATAATATCAATCACTCTCTAAATTATACTAAGGATATCTCATATTTAATTAAGTTTCCTAACCAAGTGAGAATGGACATATCAAATCACACTTTTACAGGTGAAAACCAGGCTCAGCCCCTCTTTACAAAGGCTACAAAGAGCTCATTCCATAAGGTATCTTAACTCAAAATAGGAAGAAGAGATCTTATGGTAACTGAAAGGGACCTCTGGATAACTATACTGTGGAAAAACAGGGCCCAAATCGTTCTTTTCACATCTGAGAAGTGGGCTTGACAAACTCTGTCACTTCTGTTTCATATCAAGAAATTATGGACAATATTTGTCAACAGGAGAAATTAACTGAAACATGTAATACACTTACTGAAAAGTTTTATCCTTTTCAACATGGAAAAATTGTATATGATGGCTACTTTGAGGCTTTTGGTAAACAAGTATGTATCAGATACAAATCAGGACGACCCAGAGTAAAGAGTTAAATTAATTTTCTGGTACATGAACAGGTTGTGACCTGCTGAGTGGCAGGTGATTACAGCCAGTGgtgaaaaatacacatataagTAATAAGAAGCTAGCAGGAATTGTGCACAGCCAAGTTACCACTAATAAATTATAGCCCTGGTACTGAATCTGAGCTAAACCCCAGAGTCCTTGTCAACACAGTGATGCAGGTACCAATGACgaagaagcagtggaaaatgcaaCCTATTTTCTACCCTATGTGCCAAATATGATGGCACAGGCTTGGGAGTCAAACCCGGGATCAGACTGAGCAGCCTCTCATGCTTCCTGAACTTGCCTCTTCTGGTGAATGAGCCCCTGAAGCCCGTGTGACACTACCACAGGCTGTGCATATCTCAAGGTCTCTCAGGTCCACGAGGACAGATCATCATCGTATTAGGAAGCTCTCTAACATGCAGCCTGTCAGCCTGAAAGCTCTTCTCTGCAGAAGGCCAAACAAGTGAGTTCAAGCAATGATCATCAGAATCAAAGCAGGACCAGTCTGGGAGCGCAGACGGAGCATCTGATGGAATCTCTGAGAGCCAGGCACCTTTGAGAAAGGCCAAGGGCCTTCTCACAGATGCTCCCCTCCAAAACCGATCCCGTCTAACTCCTTCGTCCAGCGGATCCTCTACGGGTAAGCGGCCGGCCCAAGGCTGCAGTGGCAAGGCCGGAGGGGCGCGGGAGTCTGCGACTCCCAGAGCTAGGCGTCCCCGCTCGCCGAGCTCACTGGAAAGAAGTGGGCGACACCGGACCCCACAGAGTGCCCCGTGGCCTTCTTGGGCAAGGCGCACTCGCAAACCTAGGTGAGCACGGCAAAGGGATGTCTTCGGGAACTGCATGGCTCCCTTTCAAGTCAATTCCAAGCGCTCAGGGGCCACAGGAACAGCACTGCACAGCTCACGGCAGACCCACGAAGGACGCGCCCGCCCCGCTCCTCAACTCCCACTCGGCCCTGAGGCCTCCCTCCCCGCCGCCTCCATGGGTGACGCCAGGGCAGGGCCCGGGTCGGCCGCAGTCACCTCGCTGCCGGCAGTGCTCGACCTGACAGTGCTGCCCGATGTCCAGCTCCGCCATCTCCCCAGGGCCGCGAGGGGTCCAACCgaccgggaggggcggggcaatGCCGCGCGCGTAGCGCCTGCCGGGAGCGCGCCGGCGCAGGGGCGGAGCCTGAAGCCGGGGGGCGTGGCGGGAGCCGGAAGCTGGTAGTTTGCCCGTGAGGTAGGGAGCGTATGAGCCCGGGCCGACAGAACTGGGagttggtttgtttttctctgaGCGGAAGTCAATCTCTCAATTCTTAAGGAAACACCCAGTCGCCCTTCTGGCTGATTACGTGCTGCGGTGCCCTGTGTGTGGACACTGGAATCGAGCACGGCTTCACGTGATTgccttgtttttttccttcaattaCTCTAACCTTAAGGAACCAGTACAGTGCGTGCCACAAAGTATTGCAAGAATCAAATGAAAGACCTTAGTTCTTAAGTTTAAGACCTTAGTTCTTAAACTCCTGCTGCAGCCTACAATGATTCACCTCATTACACGTTGGAAGATACGTGATTATATGAATAGTTGGACATAAATGCGGAGGAGTCGTTAGGCTTggtaaaaagtaaaaatcttcCGCCTTTTCTTCTCATTTGAAAAAAACAGTAGTCGGGGGAAAAACGTCAGGCTCTTGAGATCTCCAGAGTGTATGCTGAGCCGCAAACACTTTGTCAGTTTGGAGGGCGCGGACTCATTTACAACTACGTGGGTGAAGTTATGGGGATTCCACCGCCTTGTCAGGGAATATCATGGGGTTGATGAACCGCCCCAAAGGTAGTGAGGAAGCAGAGTCCCAGTGGATGCCATTCCACTGAGTGACACCAGACACCACGCAGACAGGGTGAGTGGCAATCAAGTATACTTAAAACAGGAGCTGGAAAAGCATCCAAAGCCTCCTATTTATTCATTGAGGAAGGGGGAAGGGTGGAACTGGGAAACAGGAATCATTACTTCAGTATTTGCTCAATCTGTTTAAGATGTCCATGTCAGAAATGTTAATAGTGGAAGCCAGAACTAAACTCTTAAGAACTCAACATTTCTGGGTTATTCTTGACTCTAAGGATCAATGACCTGCCTGGATTTTGCATGCTTATATTAGCTGATCACATTAATCAATAGCAGGTTTCCTAGAATTTTACTGCTTTGAATGCCCTAGATTGGtggcaaatatttttctttggtatatttatcaatttatatcCTCATAGAGGTGAAATTCTCCTCGCTTCAATGTTAAAGACACTCAGACCGATTTTCTCAACCCAGAGAACTTTCTACAAAACAGACAGTCTCTCTTTTCAACTACATTAAGTCCAAAATGAAATGTTGTCTTACCATATCATCCCCACTCTAACAAAGGCAATCCACCTTAGTAGAAACACTGGATTCCTTTGCCACTTCCCCTTAGTTTTCTCATGGAAGTATCCAACAAACACTAACAATTCTGCCTCAGAAATGTCTCTTAAATTTGTTCCTTACAGTTCCTCCAGTTACCACCCTTCCCTAACCCCTGCCACCAAACTCCCATACAAAATATCTTCCAATGATTCTCCATTATTCACAAGATTCCTTAGCTTGTCCAGTAACACTTTTCACAATCTGGCCGTCATACTCCACAGTCTCAGCAACAACCATTTCCCCACAGTCTCCTTACTCTCCAGTCACTTCCTAAATATACCTTCTGACCCTTTACTATCTCCATGCTTTTGATTATGCCTTTCCTTCCCCCTGGAATGTTCTATATACCTCGATTTCCCAagctttttaaaagtaagaatcAGGTGGAGTGCTACCCAAACCCCTCCCTGGGTCTGATTTAGAAGggaaattatattttaacaaGTACTCCACCTTCATTCTTATTTTCAGGTAAGTTTAGGAAACATTGTTCTCTCTCacggtatcttttttttttttttttttttttgacagagcgcgctgatccgatggcaggagccaggtgcttctcctggtctcccatggggtacagggcccaagcacttgggccatcctccactgcactccctggccacagcagagagctggcctggaagaggagcaaccgggacagaatccgacgccccgaccgggaccagaacctggtgtgccggcgccgcaaggcagaggattagcctagtgagccgcggcgctggcctctcacTGTATCTTAGGGATGTGATTCTGTTATC
Above is a genomic segment from Oryctolagus cuniculus chromosome 6, mOryCun1.1, whole genome shotgun sequence containing:
- the ZFAND1 gene encoding AN1-type zinc finger protein 1 isoform X3, with product MAELDIGQHCQVEHCRQRGRVDSERERERKVFLCRWFTLQWLPRPACCGRRTALIRWQEPDFLPFVCDGCSGIFCLEHRSKESHGCLEITVTNDRLKTDTHKSFPCSFKDCTERELVAVLCPYCEKNFCLRHRHQSDHECEKLEIPKPRMAATQKLVKDIIDSKTRETASKRRKGAKNSETAAKVALMKLKMHADGDKSLPQFAKNLQVGIKLYCKFFFSFHLVR
- the ZFAND1 gene encoding AN1-type zinc finger protein 1 isoform X2, giving the protein MAELDIGQHCQVEHCRQRDFLPFVCDGCSGIFCLEHRSKESHGCLEITVTNDRLKTDTHKSFPCSFKDCTERELVAVLCPYCEKNFCLRHRHQSDHECEKLEIPKPRMAATQKLVKDIIDSKTRETASKRRKGAKNSETAAKVALMKLKMHADGDKSLPQTERIYFQVFLPKGSKEKSKPMFFCHRWSIGKVIDFAASLASLKNDNNKLTAKKLRLCHITSGEALPLDHSLETWIAKEDCPLYNGGNIILEYLNDEEQFLKNVDSYLE
- the ZFAND1 gene encoding AN1-type zinc finger protein 1 isoform X1, whose protein sequence is MAELDIGQHCQVEHCRQRGRVDSERERERKVFLCRWFTLQWLPRPACCGRRTALIRWQEPDFLPFVCDGCSGIFCLEHRSKESHGCLEITVTNDRLKTDTHKSFPCSFKDCTERELVAVLCPYCEKNFCLRHRHQSDHECEKLEIPKPRMAATQKLVKDIIDSKTRETASKRRKGAKNSETAAKVALMKLKMHADGDKSLPQTERIYFQVFLPKGSKEKSKPMFFCHRWSIGKVIDFAASLASLKNDNNKLTAKKLRLCHITSGEALPLDHSLETWIAKEDCPLYNGGNIILEYLNDEEQFLKNVDSYLE